From the genome of Nicotiana sylvestris chromosome 2, ASM39365v2, whole genome shotgun sequence, one region includes:
- the LOC138885501 gene encoding uncharacterized protein, whose translation MALATRNGRGSEESKSKQKAVVSDDVEVQNKYDPIVVEQVSEEKLDGEVRIHIHDNEEETQNDVNPSREHVIDILGTFVNQCALVEVLEQMPGYAKFMKNLVTKKRSMDCKTIKMTHQVSVIVHSMAPKLEDPVTFTIPCTIGSADFAKDLCDLGASINLSLIPYSKIWVLVNRGLL comes from the exons ATGGCACTGGCCACAAGGAACGGTAGAGGTAGTGAAGAAAGTAAATCCAAGCAAAAGGCAGTTGTTAGTGATGATGTTGAAGTGCAAAATAAATATGATCCTATAGTTGTTgagcaagtgagtgaagagaaGTTGGATGGTGAGGTGAGAATTCATATTCATGACAatgaggaggagactcaaaatgacgtgaacccgtctagggaacacgtgatagacATACTGGGAACG tTTGTCAATCAATGTGCCTTGGTAGAAGttcttgagcaaatgccgggatatgcCAAGTTTATGAAAAACTTGGTAACTAAAAAGAGATCTATGGATTGTAAGACCataaaaatgactcatcaagtgagtgtcattgtgcactcgatggctccaaagcttgaagatcctgtCACATTcaccattccatgtaccattgggagtgcagattttgcaaaggacttgtgtgatttgggagcaagtataAATTTGAGCCTTATTCCGTATTCAAAAatttgggtattggtcaaccgagGGCTACTTTAA